The Euphorbia lathyris chromosome 2, ddEupLath1.1, whole genome shotgun sequence genome includes a window with the following:
- the LOC136216640 gene encoding B3 domain-containing transcription factor VRN1-like, whose product MASSSKKNNGCLMFKADQKPHFFKVILSNSDQHEKTAIPRRFVKKYGGYLSSPLILRVPSGQKWKIDLVKSEGDVWMQNGWKEFTDYYSVGYGYVLVFDFDRSVSEFNVTIGDRSATEIDYRCSLSSNGDKSDEQIKERSNGDKSGEQIKESSNADKSDEQITEPTIVIHDEPETEILPPKPNPDEPESEILPPKPNPDEQVQKLQPTVDPNNEAKQGRRFISKTPLTKEEKCKVVERAIANFKSDNPSFWIVMQPSYVHNTNVLPGIPLNFARQYLKDSGDAVLNNLDGKSWPIEFYSALNSGSEIMRIKNAGWREFVKGNDVNVGDVVIFELLLQSCKDDKTVFRVSIAKYSNLGKSSGDRNRSKAKDISSKQPKRLRVERLCNEKRKKIKVQNSVTNIDSPKAQVEGSKNTKRSKDNNEGSSKSVANKEKRKRGRPRINLNTGTKNPAFDVVMQPMNFMDRNKYYLRLPLNFVKGIEEGNHKVRLHADNKLWCMKLNRYPQLGIIGEGWVDFARQNSLKVGDTCTFELMDMEILLINVYISRA is encoded by the exons ATGGCTTCTTCCTCAAAGAAGAACAATGGGTGCTTGATGTTTAAAGCAGATCAGAAACCACATTTTTTCAAAGTTATTCTCAGCAATTCCGACCAGCATGAAAAGACG GCCATTCCaagaagatttgtgaaaaaataTGGCGGCTATCTTTCAAGTCCTCTAATCCTGAGGGTCCCTTCCGGTCAAAAATGGAAGATTGATCTTGTGAAATCTGAGGGGGATGTTTGGATGCAAAATGGATGGAAAGAATTTACAGATTATTACTCAGTTGGATATGGATATGTtcttgtatttgatttcgatAGATCTGTATCTGAATTCAATGTCACCATTGGTGACAGGAGTGCTACAGAGATAGATTATCGTTGTAGTTTGAGCAGTAACGGAGATAAGTCCGATGAACAAATTAAAGAGAGGAGTAACGGAGATAAGTCTGGTGAACAAATTAAAGAGAGCAGTAACGCAGATAAGTCTGACGAACAAATTACAGAGCCAACTATTGTAATCCACGATGAGCCAGAAACTGAAATCTTGCCACCAAAACCTAATCCTGATGAACCAGAATCTGAAATCTTGCCACCAAAACCTAATCCTGATGAACAAGTGCAAAAGTTGCAGCCAACGGTGGACCCAAATAATGAAGCTAAACAAG GAAGGAGATTTATAAGCAAGACACCACTAACCAAGGAAGAAAAATGTAAGGTTGTTGAAAGAGCAATAGCTAATTTCAAATCTGATAATCCTTCATTCTGGATTGTTATGCAACCATCTTATGttcataacaccaatgtattg CCTGGAATACCATTAAACTTTGCGAGGCAATATTTGAAGGACAGTGGTGATGCCGTCCTCAATAATTTGGATGGGAAAAGTTGGCCAATTGAATTCTATTCTGCATTGAACTCTGGATCAGAAATAATGAGAATTAAGAATGCTGGTTGGAGGGAATTTGTAAAGGGGAATGATGTAAATGTTGGTGATGTCGTTATATTTGAACTTCTCCTTCAATCTTGCAAGGACGACAAGACTGTTTTCAGAGTTTCCATCGCCAAATATTCCAATCTTGGCAAATCGTCTG GTGATAGAAATCGCTCGAAAGCAAAAGACATTTCCAGCAAACAACCAAAACGCCTCAGAGTTGAAAGGTTATGCAATGAAAAGCGTAAGAAGATTAAGGTGCAGAATTCTGTCACAAACATAGATAGTCCAAAAGCACAAGTTGAAG gGAGTAAGAATACTAAACGAAGTAAGGACAACAATGAAGGCTCAAGCAAGAGTGTTGCAAACAAGGAAAAGAGGAAAAGGGGTAGACCAAGAATCAATTTGAACACTGGAACTAAAAACCCTGCTTTCGATGTTGTTATGCAGCCAATGAATTTCATGGACAGGAATAAATATTATCTG CGTCTGCCCCTCAATTTTGTGAAGGGCATTGAGGAAGGAAATCACAAAGTGAGATTACATGCTGATAACAAATTGTGGTGTATGAAGCTGAATAGATATCCACAATTGGGCATAATTGGCGAAGGATGGGTTGATTTTGCAAGGCAAAATTCACTCAAAGTCGGGGATACATGCACCTTTGAACTGATGGACATGGAAATCTTGCTAATAAATGTCTATATATCCAGGGCTTGA